A stretch of DNA from Halobacillus litoralis:
TCAGTGACCCCGAAGTCTGGGAGACCAGGCTCTACTCATTTAACGTTTTAAAAAGCGTACCGGATCAACCCTATGATTATAAGAAGCTTTTGAATATCGAGGAACTGCCCCAATTCATCGTTTTAGATACGAAGGCGATTGTTTTCAGAACTCCCCATATTGAGGAATTAGAAAGGTTTCTTCTGGGGGAGGGTGACCATTCATCTCAGGAGCATTAAAAACGGAAGCTGAAAAGCCTCCGTTTTTTGTGCCTTTAAAAAGGTTTCGTATGTTTTGGGTCGGCTGCTTTTTTGGCAGCACCTTGGTTATAATACATTTCTTCGTAGGCTTCTTTGTTTTCATTAGCCATATTGACATGAGGCTGTGCTTTTCTTTTTCGGGCGAAGTAGATAGAGAGAGCAATCAATGCGATTGGGATCAACAGTAAGAGCCATAACATGTTTCGTCCCTCCTCAATGTTTTTGGCTTTCAGTAATCCCTATTCCCTTTTTATCCGCTTTCATGTTGTTTATGACAAGAAATCCATCTAAGGAACTGCTCCCTGTAATAAACGAAATAAATCCTTCATATGAAATATAAGGAAACCGGTTTACTAAAAAACGAGTATAATTGTGAAAAAATTTAAAAAAACCATTGAAAACGGATACATTTGTCGATATAATCAAGCTAACCTAATAAATCAATTGATTTTTTTTAAACATTAACGAAACCGGTTTCGTTGATGAGGGGGAAGAGAAATTGGGCAGGAATACGAAAGGAATGGTGAATGTGAAAAAGAATTTATTTGTCGTTATGTTGTTGGTCTTATCAATGTTCCTTTATGCATGTAGTAGTGGCGATGAAGAATCAGCATCAGGTGAAGGCAAAGTCACTCTTGATTTCTGGGTTTTCGGTGCTACCAACTATGAAGATTTAGCGAAAGAGTATGAAAAAGAAAATCCAAATGTCAAAATCAATATCAAAAACTCAGAGCTTGGCGATCATCATGATAGTTTGTTCACATCGATTTCAGCTGGAACAGGCGCTCCGGATTTGACGATGATCGAGGTTGACCAGTTGGACCGATACCGCGAAGCGCAGGATCGCTTTGTTAACTTGTACGACTTAGGTGCAGATGAGATTCAGGATCAATACTTAGATTGGAAATGGAAAATGGCTGAAAATGGTGAAGGAGATTTCTTGTTCGGTTTACCGACAGACATAGGTCCGAAAGCGATGTACTTCCACACAGAAGTATTCGAAGAAGCTGGCCTGCCGACAGATCCTGATAAAGTTAGTGAAATGATTTCAACTCCTGAACATTTTACAGATGCAGCGACAACAGTTTTAGATAAAACAGGTAAGCCAATGGTGGACAGTATGGAAATGGCGTTCCGTGCAAACATGGATGCTCTTGAAGTCAGCTACTTCAACCGTGATGGTGAACTATTGATCGGTGAAGCTGACAATGGAGTAAAAGAAGCTTATGACTACGCGGTTGAACTTCATAATAAAGGTGTCGTAGGATCATTCGAAATGTGGACACCTGAGTGGGCGAATGCGTTGAACCAGGGTGGATTTGCTGTAGAAATGGCACCGGCTTGGTTGAAAGGTTACATGACTGAAAACGCTCCAGAAGGCGCAGGTAAGTGGAGAGTGACTACTCTTCCAACAGACTTCGCTGGAAACTGGGGAGGTTCTTACGTAGCCATTCCATCCGAAACGAAACATAGCGAAGAAGCTTACAAATTCGCTAAATGGATGCTTTCTCCTGAGAACCAGTTAGAGTCCTTCGTACAAAGTGGTTTGTTCCCATCTGCTCCGGAAGTTTACGAAATGGAAGAGTTCGTGAACAACTCTGATGAATATTTCGGTGGGCAGAACACGGCTGCTTACTTCGCAGAAGCAGCAAAAGAAATTCCTGAAGTTTACAAAGGACCAAAATACGTAACGGTAAACAATGAAGTATTGACGGCTCTAAGAAACGTGCAAGAAGGTGCAGATCCTGAAGAAGAGTGGGAAGCAGCTGTCAAACGTATTGAAGGTTTAGTGAGTCGCTAAAGGTTTTATGGGCTGGATGGATTTCATCCGGCCCTCCTACATAAAGGAGGGAATAGAGTGGAGAACGTACAAAAACGTCAGCATGCCTCAAAAATGAAATCCACTACCCAAATGTCTGAAAAGAAAAAAGATATGCTGTCTGGATATTTATATATTGCGCCCTTTTTCATTATTTTTGGCATCATCGGTCTTTATCCAGCTGTATTTAGTATCGTACTGGCCTTCCAGGATTGGAATGGTCTAGGGGAGATGGACTTTGTAGGATTGAACAACTTTGTCGTCGTCCTTCAGGATCCATTATTTTGGAAATCCCTGTATAACACCGTCATCATCGGCTTGATGGGGACAGCTCCTCAACTGATTGTTGGAATTATTCTGGCCTACTTCCTGAACATGGCTGTCATCCGTTTCACGAACTTTTTCCGTGTAACGATCTTTATGCCGTACATCACATCGATGGTAGCCGTCGCTTTGGTGTTCGGAGTGTTTTTCAGTAGTAGTGAGACAGCTTTGGCTAACTATGTCATCGGTTTATTCGGAATGGATCCCGTCAGTTGGAAAACGTCTGAGTGGGGAGCGAAAATTGCGATTTCCTTAATGGTTTTCTGGCGATGGGTCGGATATAACACGATCATCTACTTAGCAGGTTTGCAAAGTATTCCGAAAGACTTGTATGAAGCAGCAACCATCGACGGTGCTGGGAAAGTTCAGCAGTTTCTTCACATTACCATTCCAATGCTGAAACCATTCATCATTC
This window harbors:
- a CDS encoding ABC transporter substrate-binding protein — encoded protein: MVNVKKNLFVVMLLVLSMFLYACSSGDEESASGEGKVTLDFWVFGATNYEDLAKEYEKENPNVKINIKNSELGDHHDSLFTSISAGTGAPDLTMIEVDQLDRYREAQDRFVNLYDLGADEIQDQYLDWKWKMAENGEGDFLFGLPTDIGPKAMYFHTEVFEEAGLPTDPDKVSEMISTPEHFTDAATTVLDKTGKPMVDSMEMAFRANMDALEVSYFNRDGELLIGEADNGVKEAYDYAVELHNKGVVGSFEMWTPEWANALNQGGFAVEMAPAWLKGYMTENAPEGAGKWRVTTLPTDFAGNWGGSYVAIPSETKHSEEAYKFAKWMLSPENQLESFVQSGLFPSAPEVYEMEEFVNNSDEYFGGQNTAAYFAEAAKEIPEVYKGPKYVTVNNEVLTALRNVQEGADPEEEWEAAVKRIEGLVSR
- a CDS encoding carbohydrate ABC transporter permease; protein product: MKSTTQMSEKKKDMLSGYLYIAPFFIIFGIIGLYPAVFSIVLAFQDWNGLGEMDFVGLNNFVVVLQDPLFWKSLYNTVIIGLMGTAPQLIVGIILAYFLNMAVIRFTNFFRVTIFMPYITSMVAVALVFGVFFSSSETALANYVIGLFGMDPVSWKTSEWGAKIAISLMVFWRWVGYNTIIYLAGLQSIPKDLYEAATIDGAGKVQQFLHITIPMLKPFIILTVFMSTVGALQLFAEPAVFLGSSAFNRDEAMTVVMYLYRDAFNLGSFGTASATAVLLLIIIVGAAALNTWLTSGVGRKQKRRAFKK